Below is a genomic region from Cellulomonas sp. P24.
GCCTGGCGGGCGCTCCCGGTGGCGACTAGCGCCGTCGCGCGATCGTGGACCGTGGGGGGCACCCAGTGCGGGTACTGCGTTCATGGGTGTCACCTCCTTGGGGGCGGGCTGCGATCGCCGAGACGGTAGCGCGTCGGCCTCGGCGTACGCAACGGCATTGACGCCGACCGTGGTGTCACCGGCGGGCGCGCCGCGATCGTTCGCGGAGGGCGGATCGCGCGGGCCGCGGGCGCGCGCGTGTGGCTGCTAGGTTCGCCCGAGAGGAGGTCGCCATGGCACCCGAGCCACTGGTCGCACTCGGGCAACGGGGTGCACCCGAGCCGCTGCTCCGACGGCTCGTCGGCGCGATCCTGCGCACCCGACGCGAGGCGCAGAGCAGGACGCTGCGCGACGTCGCGCTCGCGGCTCGTGTCTCGGTCGCGTACCTCTCCGAGATCGAGCGCGGACGCAAGGAGGCCTCGTCCGAGGTGCTCGTCGCGGTGTGCCGAGCGCTCGGGATGCGCCTGGTCGACCTCCTCGCGGAGGCCCACGACGAGCTCGTGGGACGCGCGGAGGTCGTCGACCTGACCGCCCGCGCGTCCCGACCCGGCTCCGTCCGACCGGTCTCCGTCCGATCCGGCTCCGTCGGACCCGATCGCGGCACCGACGTCGCCAGCGGTGCCGCGACCGCGGTCGACGGGGGAGCGTCACGCTGGACGCCCGGCGGTCAGGCGGTCCTGCGCGCCGCCTGAGGCGGCAGGTCGCCCTTTAGCGTGCGCACGACGTCGTCCACCAGGCCGTAGGCCACCGCCTCGCGCGCGTCGAAGATGAGGTCGCGGTCGGTGTCCAGCCGCAGCTTCTCGACCGGGTGCCCGGTGTGCCGGGACAGGATCTCCTCGACCTCGGCGCGCAGTCGCAGCACCTCGCGCGCCTGGATCTCGAGGTCCGCGGCCGTGCCCTCCGCCCCGCCCGAGGGCTGGTGCAGCAAGATCCGCGCGTGCTCGAGTGCGAACCGCTTGCCCGGCGCGCCCGCCGCGAGCAGCACGGCCGCCGCCGACGCGGCCTGACCCATGCAGAACGTCGAGACCTCCGGCCGGATGAACTGCATGGTGTCGTAGATCGCCATCAGCGCCGTGAGGGAGCCCCCGGGGAGTTGATGTAGAGGCTGATGTCCGCGTCGGTGTTCGCCGACTGCAGGTGCAGCAGCTGCGCGATCGTCACGTTCGCGACGTCGTCGTCGATCTCGGTGCCGAGGAAGATGATCCGCTCGGACAGCAGCCGGCTGAACACGTCGGCCGCGCGCTCTCCCGTCGGTCGCTGCTCCACGACCACCGGGACCGTGTAGTGGCCGGCCATCACAGACCGACCTTCTGCTGGTGAGCGTCGGGGCGGACGTCGTCCAGCCGGGTGACGACGCGGTCCACGAAGCCGTACTCCTTCGCCTCGGCGGCGGTGAACCAGCGGTCGCGATCGCTGTCCCGCTCGATCGTCTCCACGCTCTGGCCGGTGTGCTCCGCGATGAGCGACTGCATCGTCGTCTTGACGTGTGCCATGTTCTGCGCCTGGATCGCGATGTCCACCGCCGTGCCGCCCAGTCCGCCCGACGGCTGGTGCATCAGGACACGGGTGTGCTCGAGGGCGAACCGCTTGCCGGGCGTCCCCGCGCTCAGCAGGAACTGCGCGGCACTCGCGACGAGCCCCATGCCGAGGGTCGAGACGTCGTTCGGGATGAGCCGCATCGTGTCGTAGACCGCGAGCGCCGCACTGACCGAGCCGCCTGGGGAGTTGAGGTAGAGCGCGATGTCGCGGCGAGGGTCCTCCGCGGAGAGCAGCAGCAGCTGCGCGCAGATGCGGTTCGCGATCGCGTCGTCGACCTCCGCGCCGAGGACGATGATGCGCTGGTGCAGC
It encodes:
- a CDS encoding ClpP family protease produces the protein MSTTASTRVTTGRDLTAPPLARTAQAPPPSPFDDQLATRLLHQRIIVLGAEVDDAIANRICAQLLLLSAEDPRRDIALYLNSPGGSVSAALAVYDTMRLIPNDVSTLGMGLVASAAQFLLSAGTPGKRFALEHTRVLMHQPSGGLGGTAVDIAIQAQNMAHVKTTMQSLIAEHTGQSVETIERDSDRDRWFTAAEAKEYGFVDRVVTRLDDVRPDAHQQKVGL
- a CDS encoding helix-turn-helix domain-containing protein, producing the protein MAPEPLVALGQRGAPEPLLRRLVGAILRTRREAQSRTLRDVALAARVSVAYLSEIERGRKEASSEVLVAVCRALGMRLVDLLAEAHDELVGRAEVVDLTARASRPGSVRPVSVRSGSVGPDRGTDVASGAATAVDGGASRWTPGGQAVLRAA